In a single window of the Nilaparvata lugens isolate BPH chromosome 1, ASM1435652v1, whole genome shotgun sequence genome:
- the LOC120354629 gene encoding uncharacterized protein LOC120354629, with the protein MYYMDDIKLYAGTENQLKEMLGLVRTFSADICMAFGLEKCRTLSVVRGQVVAQMIDEDLESAFAAMGPSDVYKYLGFCQARQIDQKNVKQKMKDTYLTRLRRLLKTQLNGNNMFKAINTYAIPVLTYSFGVVCWTATDLEDLMISTRVLLTKFRAHHPKACMERLILPRKKGGRGLIDIKWACERQIGSMKTYFMEKEGGLYAVVRKADKGYTPLNLSELPTADFKTNRQHESEILEQWKSKQLHGRHAFALSQPGVDEEASNAWLWHRDLFIETEGFLVAIQDQVIATKNYQRHIMKLPINDDSCRRCGLASETIQHIMSACQSLAATDYLKRHNAVAGILHQDLALKYQIINQKLPYYLYKPSPVLENETHKLYWDRSVLTDRTVAHNRPDIILMDKVAKETTLIDVGIPCYHNLDQYYNEKVSKYLPLVAEIKDIWMQEKVTIVPVIISTVGVVTRKVSANLCQMGISKSAKYAMEKAVVLSTASIVRSFLNISV; encoded by the coding sequence ATGTATTATATGGATGATATCAAGCTCTATGCAGGTACTGAAAATCAACTGAAGGAAATGCTGGGTCTGGTTAGAACCTTTTCTGCTGATATCTGCATGGCATTTGGTCTGGAGAAGTGTAGGACACTCAGTGTTGTGAGAGGTCAAGTCGTGGCACAAATGATTGATGAGGACCTGGAGAGTGCTTTTGCAGCGATGGGGCCAAGTGATGTCTACAAGTACTTGGGCTTTTGCCAGGCTAGACAAATAGACCAGAAGAATGTCAAGCAGAAAATGAAAGATACATACCTGACCAGACTGAGGAGACTTTTGAAGACTCAGCTAAATGGCAATAATATGTTCAAGGCCATCAACACTTACGCAATACCTGTGCTGACTTACTCATTCGGTGTTGTTTGTTGGACTGCAACTGATTTGGAAGATCTTATGATATCAACAAGAGTGCTCCTCACTAAGTTCAGAGCTCATCACCCCAAGGCCTGTATGGAGAGGCTCATATTGCCAAGAAAGAAAGGCGGGCGCGGGCTCATTGATATAAAATGGGCTTGTGAGAGACAAATCGGAAGCATGAAGACATACTTCATGGAGAAGGAGGGTGGCTTGTATGCAGTGGTGAGAAAAGCTGATAAAGGGTACACTCCACTTAATCTTTCTGAGCTGCCTACTGCAGACTTTAAAACCAACAGACAGCATGAGAGTGAGATTCTGGAGCAATGGAAGTCGAAGCAGCTTCATGGAAGACATGCATTTGCCTTATCTCAGCCTGGAGTTGATGAGGAGGCTTCCAATGCATGGCTTTGGCACAGGGACCTGTTTATTGAAACAGAAGGATTCTTGGTGGCAATACAGGATCAAGTAATCGcaacaaaaaattatcaaaggCATATAATGAAGCTGCCTATAAATGATGATTCATGCAGACGTTGTGGCTTGGCATCTGAGACTATTCAGCACATCATGTCTGCATGTCAATCACTGGCAGCTACTGACTATTTAAAGCGCCACAATGCAGTAGCTGGGATCTTGCATCAGGACCTTGCTCTGAAGTACCAAATCATCAATCAGAAGCTGCCCTACTACTTGTACAAGCCATCCCCAGTCTTGGAGAATGAGACACATAAGTTATATTGGGATCGGTCGGTGCTGACAGACAGAACAGTTGCTCATAATAGGCCAGATATCATCCTCATGGATAAGGTAGCCAAGGAAACAACACTAATAGATGTTGGCATACCATGCTACCACAACTTGGAccagtattataatgaaaaggtcTCCAAGTACCTTCCCTTGGTTGCTGAGATCAAGGATATCTGGATGCAAGAAAAGGTCACAATTGTTCCTGTCATTATCTCCACGGTTGGAGTTGTAACTAGAAAAGTGTCAGCAAATCTTTGTCAGATGGGAATATCGAAAAGTGCAAAATATGCCATGGAAAAGGCAGTTGTTCTCAGCACAGCATCCATTGTGAgatcatttttgaacatttcagttTAG